Below is a window of Equus quagga isolate Etosha38 chromosome 1, UCLA_HA_Equagga_1.0, whole genome shotgun sequence DNA.
tacaacatggtgagccttgaaaatattatgctaagtggaagaagccagacacaaaaggccacatattattgTATGATCCATATACAGTAGTCTCTCCCCCTTATTCATGGTTTAAGTTTCTGTGGTTTCCGTTACCTGCTGTCAAGCATGGTCTGGAAGCAGATGATACTCCTTCTGACTATTGTCAGAAGGTCAGCCAGTAGCCTAATATCGCAATGCCTGCATCATTCACCTCATTTCTTCTTACCATGTaggcattttatcatctcacatcatcacaggAAGAAGGATAGAGGGAGACCACATTCACGTAACTTTTATTAAAGTATACTTGTTAATAAttgttctatttaatttttagttgttgttaatctcttactgtggctaattgataaattaaactttatcataggtatgtatgtataggaaaaaacacagtatacaTAGAGTTCGTACTATCCATGATTTCAGTcatccactggggtcttggaacTTATTGCCCATgtataaggggggactactgtacatgGAGTGCCCAGAATGgtaaaatccatagagacagaaagtagattagtggttgttgAGGGCTAGGGGATAGTGGAGAATGGAAGGTGTCTGTAATAGGTGTAGGGcttcttttggaggtgatgaaaatattctggattaaatagtggtgatggttacacagccTTTTGAATACACTGAATAGTTTCTGGCCTTACCCATTTGGCTTGTATTTCTTACTTTGGTTTTCACTGTGCCCCCAAGTTCCTGCCTGCTAGTATAGTGAGAGTAGAATAGAGAATCAAATCAAGTTCATTGCTGACTTCCAATTCAGggtaaatgttttattaaatggATCAAACAGAATCACTTAGCAGATGTCTAACTTCTTAATTTCTGTGCCTTCCTTCTGTTAAGTGGCCCTtctataagcaaataaaaatatgttatcttACTGTGAAGCACAGTTTAAAAACCAGTTATGAAATAGCCTGAATAGGCATTTTACTGTCCTTAATTCTTGAAGTTTTGGGCCAACTGGTGAGGACCAGAGAAGCATAATGTTCCTTGACAGTTGTCGGTGGAGGAAAGCTGTACTTGTTGGCACAGTTTGGAGGTATTGGAACTCATTGCAAAAGCAAATGCAGAATGGGACCTTTGAAAGCTGGGCTTCAACATAATGTGCCAAAaactttataaaggaaatttcttaCTAGATGTAGAGGTAGAAGTGGACTGATTTAGTCTTCTAAGGAGTAGCAGCATTGCCTGGTTTCTTTTTGGATTATACTCTTGGATAAATAAGTTATTCTGTATATCAGTTTATGAAGCTGAGGACTATATGATACCAGCAATGTTTGCAGTATATGAGAATTTTGGGTAAGCTTTGGTTATTTGGCAAATTTTTCTCATGGAACTTTCAATTCAAACATCGTTCTCATTGTGAAGGATTGAAAACATAACGTATAACACTGTTTCTTCAGAAGGATGATCTCTTCTCTCCCCTGTGCTCTCTTCTTAGGTTGTGTGTTCTTCCTGTGCCTCGGGATCTTCTATATGTTTCGCCCGAACATCTCTTTTGTGGCCCCTCTGCAAGAGAAGGTGGTCTTTGGATTATTCTTCTTGGGGGccattctctgcctttctttttcatggctCTTCCACACAGTCTACTGCCACTCAGAAGGGGTCTCCCGAATCTTCTCTAAGTAAGTATCGTTAaagaccatttttttttaagattttatttttcctttttctccccaaagccccccggaacatagttgtgtatttttagttgtggctctctctagttgtggcatgtgggacgccgcctcagcatggcttggtgagtggtgccatgtccgcacccaggatccaaactggtgaaaccctgggccgccgaagcagagtgacaaacttaaccactcacccacggggccggccccgtttAAAGACCATATTTTGATCAGTGATTTAAGAGTCAGTGGGTTAGGGAAAAACATCCAGCAGAGTTGGCAGAATTCTTGATACCATCTGATGggaactttctttaaaaattaaagcaagcaTCCCAGTTTGCCTCTTAGCTGTTATTGCTACCTCATGTCATGGGGGATTAATTAGAACCTATAGTGGGCAATAATTATTAacattaaatggattttttttccctatcttaGGCTGGATTACTCTGGTATTGCTCTTCTGATTATGGGAAGTTTCGTTCCTTGgctttattattctttctactgtAACCCACAACCTTGCTTCATCTACTTGATTGTCATCTGTGTGCTGGGCATCGCAGCCATTATAGTCTCTCAGTGGGACATGTTTGCCACCCCTCAGTATCGAGGAGTAAGAGCAGGTAAGAGCACATGGATGTTTTCCGCTGGACATTCACTTATTTACCAGTCATTTATTATTAAAGGTCTGCCATTTGCCAAGCATTATGCTATGTACTTGTGATGCAGAGATGAATAAATCACAGTTCCTATTCTTGAGGggcttttaatgtactgttgttCATTAGTTATCTTAAACTGTTAGAGTGGAGGGGCAGTGGTGAGCTGTATGAGCTGATGAGTATTTTGGGCAGTGTAGTTTACTTGAGTTTATGGTCATACCCTGTCCGTAAGGCAGTGGCTCTGTAAACTTTGTAAAATGAACAAGATTCTTCTTACTCTCTCAGCTTGGCGTGTACTTTTTGTAGTGATTGGGTTTTGTgttgtcattttttgttttgtatttttattttaaaatgtgtaatctGCTTAGGTGAATAAGACTTCATACTGGTTGTGTTCTACTACAGTGGGCACCATACATCTCTTCTGATATAGATAGAGAGGCTCTTTATTGTTAGGATAATGCCTGTTTAACTGGAGAGCCTGTGAAAAGCCAAAAGCCTCTGGGGGCCTAGGTTGAGCCTTCCTGTAGGAGTATGGTGTTAACAGAGACATGTTTTGTCTCCCACTGGACTGGCAACTCCTTGTGGCCAGGGCTGTGTCTTCAATTTTCTCTCCCCAGCAACAAACGCAGTGCCTACTGAGAATGAACAAGAAGtattaaaaggaatatttttcctttcaaccttgttttaaaaaaagccatttaGTATTAAAATCTAAGCCATGGTTCATCTGCGGTTACCTAAAAGATTACAGGTTAGAATTAACTTCATGTTAATGACCACTATTATAACACTACCCTCTTCCCTTTTTAAGTGTTTATATGAGCACATGAGCAGTGGTCAGGGTTGACTTTCAGTAGTGTATTGAACTGTGGTGTTAAGCCTGCCTGAGCGCGTGAGATAAGAACATCTTTGCTGAGTAGAGCTGAACATCCTGCTATTTATACACATCAGAAGAACCAAGTTCCCGAGCCTTTGCCTTAGACAATGATAAGCAAGACCATTAGCAGCCTTTGCTTAGCATGTAGCGGAAAAGAATAAGTGAAAGCACAGGATCGTGATGATGTTTCTTTAGTGAGGAGTAGAGGTAGGCAGTAGTTTTTATTTAGGTCTGcttgattcctttcttttgtgAGATGAACATTGCCGTTCTCCCTTCCTCTTGTAAATGCCCATTTTATTTATGAGTATGCATACGTGCATAGATATATTGTTGCATACCAGGAGCTTATTTGGTAATGTCCAAAGCAAATAATAGGTTCCTTGTCTTTTGAGAAAGCTTACCAAATGACAGTTTGTTTTGCAAAGGTCATTCTTAACTCTTTGTGTTAAAATGCAGGAGCAGTTACTGGCTGCTGTGCTAAGTTCCTGTGGTGCTTTGGTTGACAACAGATTTCAAAGTGGTTTTAGATCAGTTACCTCCAAACTTTTTTGATCATGACATTTTCTCTTACACCCCTAAACACATGTATATACGCAtaaattcacatatatataaattagaaaacttttaCAAACTAGTTCTTAACCCTCCACTTGTGACACAGtctggtattttttattttactctagttcattaaaaaaaatgctgatcCAGACTCACTTCGTTGATCTTATAACCTAGGTGATATCtagaagtttgaaaaccactgctgtAGATGATTCTGAAGGCAGTAGGGTTGTGGTGTCGTGATTCTGATAGACTTCTGTACCTGATTGGTACTTTTGGAAGcttgtctctctctcattccaccccactcccaccctagGAATGTCTGTTGCTTCAGAGggaagataaaatatgtaaaattactCTGTATCGTAATCTGTATATTGAGGCAGCATGTAGGGACGTTTAAACAAACTCCTAAGGCTGCCTATTCCTAAAACGCTTAGCAACATAATTCTAAGTCCTTCGAGGACTACTGACTTGTTAAGCTAAGCCTCTCTCAGCAGGAGAATCCTTGTGATTATAAATAGCTCCATCTTTTAGAACATAGCTGTGCTTTCTTGTGTAGCAGTATCCCAGAGTTTGAAGaaccttctttttcctttcaaacaaGAAGCTAATGTTTCATCCTATTTTAATGATTCAGTTTACAGAATTACCAGTACTGTGCTGTAATAGTGAattcttccttatttctcatgCATTTTTACTTAATCTTTTCTTGTGATTCATAGGAGTGTTTTTGGGCCTAGGCCTGAGTGGAATCATTCCTACTTTGCACTATGTCATCTCGGAGGGATTCCTGAAGGCTGCTACCATAGGACAGATCGGCTGGTTGATGCTGATGGCCAGCCTCTATATCACGGGAGCTGCCCTGTATGCTGCCCGCATCCCTGAGCGCTTCTTTCCTGGCAAGTGTGACATCTGGGTAAGTATGATCAGGAGTAGTTAATGTGGATACATATATGCCTGTTAGAGGGTTACTGGCAGACTGGGAagtgaaataattgaaaaagttTTAGACTCAAAATTGAGAGAGCTGTACTCTAGTCCTAACTCTCCTtcattagttctgtttctctggacaaTCAGCACAATAataactagtatttattgagcgcttactagGTGCCCGGTGCAGTACTGAGTGAACACTTCACACAGATTACCTCATTTAATGCATTGGCCCTAGGAGGTGTAACACCTGTTATTAAggtttcattttacagattaggaaatgaggcttagagagattaggtaacttgTCTAACGTGCCTGGCTGTTAAGTAGTAGGAGTGGAATTTGCATCAAGCTTGGCTGATATCAAGAGTCTGTGCTCCTGTATGCTGCACTGTACAGGCAAGGCATCTAGTCATGCTTTGTCTCGGTTTCCTCGTTTATGAAATTAGGGTAATAGACCAGATTTTTACCAGAGTCCTTTTTGATACCAAAATTCAGTGATTTGTAATGAGAAATTGAGTACTTCTGGTTGGACGAGGACGTAGAGATAACTGGATTGTGATTAATGGtaagagaaggggaaaagaaaatataaggggGCCGGTAGATGAAAATTTGATAACTGAAGATGGcctgaaacatttttaatagtaCACTGTTGGAGTGTGGTTTGAAGTGAAGTGTGACCTTTACAATTCTGTTCCTTAGCCTGTTGCTGATTATTGTAGACTAAGCTGATTATGTAGTCCCTTTAAAGTTTAGTTTAGCTATCTGTAACATGAAGATATTGTAAATTTAGGCAATCTTTTGAGCTTCAGATTGACTAATTTATCTTTCTGAGATTGCCTCATCATAATTTTGACATTGATGTGGAGAGCTTTTTACTTTTCCCCCCTTTTTGGGAGAACGAATCCCCTTTGGTTTCCTAGGAAACATCTTTTGGGACATGATTTTCAGATCCTCCTTGTTTACATTTCTAAAATCACTGTCTTTCCCTTGATAAATGCTGTTTTGCCACTGTACTTGTTCATTTTGAAACTATAATGAGAGAAAAgtgtaatttttgaaaatgatgtTTGGTGCACTGAGCAATTGATAACCCCTTTTAAGATACGAACTAGCAATCAACAGAACAGATTAAATCAGAAATAATAACACATGCCTGTAGACCAGCTTCTGACTtgagaaggaagtgaaaaaagcCCTGCTTTCCTAGTCTTTTGATAGAGTATGTTGTTCATGTAATTCCAGAGTCATAGAGCTGAAGGAAACTCTAGCCCCCATGTTTTAACCTTCCACCCAATCCTGGAAGTCCCTTCAGTGTTTCTAACAGAGAGCAACATTTAAATGACCATAGCTTTAGTGCTTTAGTCCACATCAAAAACGACCATCAGCAATGAGGAAAGGCAGCCCTATGTCTAACCATGGCCCACTGCTAGGCATCAGGGAATCCGTGGGGCTTTTGTGGTCTGTCGGCAAGAGAGTCTGTGTATGTCATTTGCCCCTGGGTTCACCAGATACTCCAGCACATTTCCAGGTTAAGAACTTACTGGCAGCACCTTGATTTCTTTGGGGGCAGCCAACCTTGCATTCAGCAGAATGTGATATGCCTAATAGATGTTCCCAGATCTGTGGACGCCTCAAATTTGAACTCTGTCACATCCATTCCCTGCCTCTGCTCAGCATAAACGATCTTAAGAATCTTTAGTGTTCTTTTAGTAATGTATGGCTTTCTCTAcccctctccctttttctttgcCTCCAGTTTCACTCTCATCAGCTGTTTCACATCTTTGTGGTTGCTGGCGCTTTCGTTCACTTCCATGGTGTCTCAAACCTCCAGGAGTTCCGTTTCATGATTGGCGGAGGCTGCAGTGAAGAGGATGCACTGTGATACCTACTCGTAGCCAGGGACTGTGTGACCCTGAACCAGGGCCGGCAGCGCCTGCTGGCCTCCCTTACTGGCCATTGATGTCAGTGCCAGAGGAGCCCCAAAACTTTGACAGCCTCATGGGCTTTGTGACGCCCCAGGGGCTCCACGTGGTACACaactgagaagagaaaaacaaaaataaatcataccTCAAAGGATGGAGTGCATCAatttggagaaaaggagaaatggccCAAACCCTGACTTATTCTTGGGATCTACCAATTGAGAACTCTGTAAGACCCTTGGCAAACTGGCTTCTGATCCGTATCATATTTCTTTGTAGAAGATGGGGAAACAGTTTACAGGCAGTTtgttcttctccctttctctctccttaaaaCAATAATACAAACCAATTTAGGTGAACATTTATATCCTATTAAGAGGTGGGAGTGTGATTTTAGATGCTCTTTTGGGAGAACAaagaaattaatgtaaataaGATTTCTAATTTACTgtttaaataagaatttatataaatgtttaaaatataggggtaggggagggagggagaattttTGTATAGAATGAAACATGCAAGTACCACACACTGTTTCAATTTTGCACAAAGTGACTATAGGAGGATCAGGTGATAGCCCCAGAATGTATAATGCCTTGGTGCACCAAGGTGCCTTCTAAAGGCTGACATTCCTTGGACCCTGGTGGGGCAGAGAGTACAGCCCCCGCCCAGTGATCACATGGCCACTCTCATGCCCGAGAGCCTTTGGGATCCTCAGGTTGAAGGAAGTGGCGTGTGTTTTCCCAGTGGAAGCAGCACCTGAACGGCTACCAGGATATGTTAGATAAAGGCTCTAGGTAAGGGGTCATTTGAGAGACTCACTTGTTACCTGCTCTGATAGTGAACCTTTCGAAGGAGCAGAGCCACCGACTTGGGAAAGTCAGTTATGTTGCAAAGGGGTGGTGGAGACAGTAGGAGGAGCTCTGGAAATGTTAGCACATGTGCTGATCTGAGTACTTCCTGGCATCCTGTTCACAAGTTTGTTATGATTTTTATCTGATTGTAGGGATGTGAGAGTTTTCCATATCCTTCATATGGAGCTCTGGAACTTTCCCTCTGTTAGAATCACTGCCCTATGTACCCTTCTTCCTCCTGGGAATAAAGATTGATCTTTCCCTGGCATCACAGCTCTTGACATGGAGCCAGCCGCAGAAGAGATCCTGACTTGTCCAGGGGTCTCCTGAGCTCATTTCATAGGTTAGGAGAACACTTCCTTTGGATTAGGAAAGATGAGTTTCACCTCTGGTACACTGTCTTGGTAAGTCTAGGTGTGAGCAATACCTCAGCTCTCATTGGACGAGAAAGCCAGGAGAAATCTTGTAAAGCAGGGTCCAGTACCCACCATGGAGTTGTCAGCATTCCTTGAACCCCAGTTTTTAGGGATAGCGTAGTGGgaagttttaaaaggaaattgtatGTTATTGCCAGGGAGTCTGGTAGAATCCTTAAAGCTCTATGTTTAAAGACCTgctagaagtgaaaaaaaaagattgctcaTGTCGCAGAGGTGTGTCCGTTTATGGTGTCAGGGAGAGTGGTGAGGGGGATCTGGTTGATAGAATTCCGAGCTTGGCTCATAGGTGAATCAGCAAAATAGCAGTGGATTCTTAGGCTACTTACTGTCATCTAAGACTTCAGGTGATTAAATTACATCCTGGGGATTGGGAATATTAGGATTAAACATCAAGGCCCTAAGCTTGGGAACTGACTTTCTCAAGTGGGTGTTTGAGAATATGGGACGGGTCTCCTATTTATTCGGTATAGagttttcttggttatttttctcccttctctccccttccagtCTCAGCAAAAGCTGGGAACCAGGAAGAAAGAATCTGTCGTAGAACTTGGAAAGAACTTAAGAGGATTTTGGTTCTGGATGAGGTCACTGCCCCGGGTGCTAGGTGGACCCAGCAAAAGACTCAGTGGCTGAACTACTGTAGTGCCTGACAGAGTAACGAACAGTATTACTCCCTTTGAGAAAACACAGTCAGCTGGACAGTGGCCATCTGAAAGGATGCTCACTTAGTTTCTTGGAAACAACAGCACATATCAGAAGCCAGACTTGCTCTTTGGTCATGCACTTTGGGACACAGGGTATAAGATGCAGCCCTGTAACACTACCAACAGAAGTGGCAGTCTCTGGGCCCAGTCACCACCCCACACCCAAAGGAGGAGCTGAATCTGGTTCAACATAGCACAAACccttaggaaaaatgaaaatagcaatgATGTATAATCCAGTAAAAATCTTCCTttttagagtgtgtgtgtgcgcgtgcctGTGTGCGTGTGCCCGTTTGTGTGTGTTGTCTATGTGCAGCTCACTACCAACAGCCTCACTGTGCACTTGGTCTGACAGTGCTCGCTGAGAACTCTCACCAGGCTGGCGCCTGAACGCCTTACTCTCAGCACTCAGAGGCTTGCTTGCTCTGTgcagatttttaatttccttttttggccCCAGGCTGGTTAGGTGGTTAGGACCTCCACAGcttcattctttcaccattaaatagtGGCCTTTTTCAGTATTTCCCCCTTTCCCTTTATAAATTGCTGAAGCCACAAAGCACATTTTTGGGGATCATACAAGCTTGGGGTTCCAGAAAGGCATCTGTGTGACGGTTCCATTCACCATGAAATTTCCCTACTTGCTGTATTCTCAACTTctaataaaaagaaccaaatggaataTGAACttttgttgtgtatttttttactgTCTCAGTTTACCTCCCAATAGCTTTTGGCACTTCTTACTTGAAGCTTAAGAAATTCTCAAAAACTTCCCAATCTGAAGGCACAAATCAGAGTGCTTATGCCCAATTCACTCTTCCCAACCTTCCTTATGCTTTCATCATAACTGGGACCAGGGTTAGAATGGAGGGGAGAGCTAACTCCAAAAGGCGGTTCCTAATTTACTATTAGGtgtgtaaaaataataaaaataatgtaatgaaCACCATATGCAAAGGGATGTGTTAAAGGACTCTTGATATCTCATATAATCATAACCACCACGCTATGAACTGATCAGTATTATTTCACTctcatttcatggatgaggaaacaagcTTAGAAGGGCAAAATCGGACTCTTGCCAGCACTctaagaagaaaattcagattAAATTGCCTCATTATATTGACTTAAAGGTTTTGGGGTTTGTTAACCCTTGTATGTGATTTAAGGAAGGAGAAGAGTCCCAGTCCTTTTGCCTTAGGTAAATTTAGTTTTTCCAGGGGAATTTCCAGTATTTGGATAATACGTCCGTtctgatttctcatttttaaggaTAGGTAGAACTTTAGGGTTTCCCTATAACTTATCCAGGTATAGACCACTGGATTGCATTCACTCAATGAAGAATAAGCTGAGACATACAAATAACCCACTgggttttttctagttttttgctaAAAGCTGTCTATGTGCTCCCTTTCTCAGGTGATGTCTGTGGATATTGGAAATAAATGAGGACAAGTTTGAATTTTGACTTTATAAAATGCTAGGGCTCTGGGTGCTCTAGAGAAGCCTTTGGGTGATGttgctttaaaattattccagaaaaaatatccttgtCTCAAGCATATTTTGCTTCAGTTATAGCACAttctgtattttccttccctCAGTGTGCATGGACTGTTGACCCCCACTCCCTGTGTCCTAATGTATGAAGCTTTCTGCCTTCAACTATTGGACTTGGTGAAAACAAGGTCAGTGTGGCTCTTGTAACCTCTGCTTGTGACGGCACAGAGCGGGGATCGGGGAAGCCCAGGAAGCAGGGACTCCAGCTGGGGGATGCCCACCTACCATCCCTGGGCCGCTATGCTGACCTAGAAAGAGTGAGGTTCAGAgctcagttctgccacttgccAGGTGACAAAGGCCAGAAGTCATTTATTTCCCTAGCCTCTGCATTCTCACCTGTTAAAATGGGGCTTATAAAATAGCCTTTGCATCTTTCACTGAGATGCTGTGGCTCTTACAGATCaacatttctcaaactttccatAGTGATTGGCGTTTCTGCCAAACTCTTGCTCTAAATCCTCCCTTTTGTGGTCTGCAACCCTCTCTCCCAAATGTACTTTTCTGACTTTAAGATATGTCCACTCTCTTGCCCTCCTGAACCAAAACTTCACTTAGCATTATGCAGTGATTGTTGAAACATTTTAACCTGAAAGTActtctattaaaacaaaattattaggTGGATTTAGTAGTTAATATATTCCCCTGGTAGCCTTGAGTTCTTGGTTATCCAAAGGCTTGCAACATTTATAAGAAAAGGAATTTCAAGATTCTGTCTCCCAGAATCTTGTCATTTATTAAATGACCTTCATTTTAACTTTGCTTCTCTGAAATCAAGATGATGGCTCTTTAGTTTGAGCCAGGCTGCCACCTGCTGTCCTTTGGTGGTTCTGTTAAaagtagaaagaggaagaatagtTCTGACCTCTGAATCAAAGGAATATTCTGCTCTCCCAGGTAAAGAACAAGGTTAGTTTGTCAGAAATGGTTTTTCCTTCCATTGGTTCTGAAAGGGATTTCCAGATTTTATAGTTCACTCCTGGCCATGCAGAGGCAGAGGGATGAAACAGACACAACAAGGCTGGGAGCTGCCCCAGCACTTCCTAAGCTTGGTTTGTAAATTATGTGATCAAGCTGGTTGATAAGTTTGCCTGCAAATGTTCTCTCTGGTTGGGTGGGGAAGAGCCTTTTCAAAAGACAACACTGGATTCCTGTCCTAGAGAGACAAGCAGGCGGTGTTCAGGAGTCAGTAGTTAAGGTCAGATGCTGTTGGAGGCCAGAACATTTATCAGTGCCTCAGAAAGGCACGTGGGTGGCCATGGGCCCTTGCAGGGAAGGGCTGGAGCACCTGTTAAGAAGTGCcctgctgccctgcctgccaACGATGAGGTCTTTTGAGCTAtggcaggcagaggggctggggaaaCAGCTCCCCGCTGCTCTCTCACTCACCTGTGACCTTGCTGTTGCTCTGGCATCCAGACTGTAAGTTCTTTGTCCCTCCTCCATGAAACAAGTTCAAATGATGACAGTAGTTAATGTGTCATTAGTGCTTTCTAGATGCCAGACAGTTTCAGGCACGTTATAGGAATATCACATTCAAACCTCATAATACTCTTCCAATGATTTGGAGCCAATTTTGTaactgtgcttcagtttcctggtCTATAATGTGGGgttgataatagtacctacttcagagggttgttgtgaggattcaggaAGTTAATGCCTGTTATTGACTTGGTCCGTGTAAACCTTAGCTCTTCCTAGCGTTACTGTGCTGCTTAAGCTGGCTGAGTCaatcccttctctcctctgaggCTCGACTTCTTCAGCTGGAAACAGTCTGTTACTGCttccctcacagggttgttgtgagactTAAATGGTAATGAAAGTAACATCGTATAATCGATGCTGTAAGGCGCTTTACAGATATCATAATGAGTGTGTTTTACAGAGCTGGCCTACTCTAGAGAGAAGTCGGGCCATTTGCTGGTGGGAAACTTGTACTGTGAGGTGTGAAGGGCTAGACGGGTCCCCGAGGCCCTG
It encodes the following:
- the ADIPOR2 gene encoding adiponectin receptor protein 2 isoform X2; translation: MGMSPLLQAHHAMERMEEFVCKVWEGRWRVIPHDVLPDWLKDNDFLLHGHRPPMPSFRACFKSIFRIHTETGNIWTHLLGCVFFLCLGIFYMFRPNISFVAPLQEKVVFGLFFLGAILCLSFSWLFHTVYCHSEGVSRIFSKLDYSGIALLIMGSFVPWLYYSFYCNPQPCFIYLIVICVLGIAAIIVSQWDMFATPQYRGVRAGVFLGLGLSGIIPTLHYVISEGFLKAATIGQIGWLMLMASLYITGAALYAARIPERFFPGKCDIWFHSHQLFHIFVVAGAFVHFHGVSNLQEFRFMIGGGCSEEDAL
- the ADIPOR2 gene encoding adiponectin receptor protein 2 isoform X1; its protein translation is MNETAENRLGCSRTPEPDIRLRKGHQLDGTKGGDNDNHQGDLEPVLEASVLSSPHKKSSEEHECNGEASQEDEGFMGMSPLLQAHHAMERMEEFVCKVWEGRWRVIPHDVLPDWLKDNDFLLHGHRPPMPSFRACFKSIFRIHTETGNIWTHLLGCVFFLCLGIFYMFRPNISFVAPLQEKVVFGLFFLGAILCLSFSWLFHTVYCHSEGVSRIFSKLDYSGIALLIMGSFVPWLYYSFYCNPQPCFIYLIVICVLGIAAIIVSQWDMFATPQYRGVRAGVFLGLGLSGIIPTLHYVISEGFLKAATIGQIGWLMLMASLYITGAALYAARIPERFFPGKCDIWFHSHQLFHIFVVAGAFVHFHGVSNLQEFRFMIGGGCSEEDAL